The following proteins are encoded in a genomic region of Prionailurus viverrinus isolate Anna chromosome E3, UM_Priviv_1.0, whole genome shotgun sequence:
- the ELN gene encoding elastin isoform X11, producing MAGLRTAALRPGVLLLLLSIVHPSQPGGVPGAVPGGVPGGVYYPGAGLGGLGGGALGPGGKPPKPGAGLLGAFGPGLGAFPAGTYPGALVPGGVAGAAAAYKAAAKAGAGLGGVGGIGGVGGLGVSTGAVVPQPGAGVGVGVGVGGKPGKVPGVGLPGVYPGGVLPGTGARFPGVGVLPGVPTGTGVKAKTPGGGGAFAGIPGVGPFGGQQPGVPLGYPIKAPKLPGGYGLPYSTGKLPYGYGPGGVAGAAGKAGYPTGTGVGPQAAAAAAKAAKYAGAGGAGVLPGVGGGGIPGGAGAIPGIGGIAGAGTPAAAAAAKAAAKAAKFGAAGGVVPGGPGFVPGVGVPGAVSPAAAAKAAAKAAKYGARAGVGVGGIPTFGIGAGGFPGYGVGAGVGAVPGAGLSPAAAQAAAAAQAAAAAKAAKYGAAGVGGLGGLVPGIGDGVAGVPGVGGVPGVGTPAAAAAKAAAKAAQFGLGPGIGVAPGVAPGVAPGVAPGVAPGIGPGIGIGPGGVIGVGTPAAAKAAAKAAAKAQYRAAAGLPAGVPGFGVGAGVPGFGVGAGVPGFGAGVGVPGFGAVPGSLAAAKAAKYGAAGVGALGGVGVPGGVVGAGPAASAAAAKAAAKAAQFGLGGAGALGVGGLGAGGAIPGVGGFGGVSPAAAAKAAKYGVAARPGFGLSPIYPGGACLGKSCGRKRK from the exons ATGGCGGGTCTGAGAACTGCAGCCCTGCGGCCCGGAGTCCTCCTGCTCCTGCTGTCCATCGTCCACCCCTCGCAGCCTGGAG GGGTCCCAGGGGCTGTTCCCGGTGGAGTTCCCGGAGGCGTCTACTACCCAG GGGCTGGTCTCGGAGGTCTGGGAGGAGGAG CTCTGGGGCCAGGAGGCAAACCACCCAAGCCAG GGGCCGGACTCCTGGGGGCGTTTGGACCAG GGCTCGGGGCCTTTCCTGCAGGCACCTACCCGGGGGCTCTGGTGCCCGGCGGAGTGGCAGGTGCTGCTGCGGCCTATAAAGCAGCTGCCAAGGCTG GTGCTGGGCTTGGCGGCGTCGGTGGCATCGGCGGGGTCGGCGGCTTAGGAGTGTCTACAG GTGCAGTGGTGCCTCAGCCCGGAGCCGGAGTCGGAGTCGGAGTCGGAGTCGGAGGGAAGCCTGGGAAAGTGCCCG GTGTGGGCCTGCCAGGTGTCTACCCAGGTGGAGTGCTCCCAGGCACAG GAGCTCGGTTCCCGGGTGTGGGGGTGCTCCCCGGGGTTCCCACCGGAACAGGAGTCAAGGCCAAGACCCCAG GCGGAGGCGGAGCTTTTGCTGGAATCCCAG GAGTTGGACCCTTTGGGGGCCAGCAGCCTGGAGTCCCACTGGGGTACCCCATCAAGGCTCCCAAGCTGCCAG GTGGCTACGGACTGCCCTACAGCACTGGGAAACTGCCCTATG GCTATGGGCCAGGAGGAGTGGCTGGTGCTGCAGGCAAGGCTGGGTACCCAACAGGGACAG GGGTCGGCCCCCAGGCTGCAGCAGCGGCAGCTAAAGCAGCTAAGTACG CAGGTGCTGGAGGAGCCGGGGTTCTCCCTGGCGTTGGAGGTGGCGGCATTCCTGGTGGGGCCGGCGCAATTCCTGGGATTGGAGGCATCGCAG GGGCAGGgactcctgctgctgctgctgctgctaaagCCGCCGCTAAGGCAGCTAAATTCG GAGCTGCCGGAGGCGTGGTGCCTGGTGGGCCAGGCTTTGTCCCAGGAGTTGGAGTCCCAG GAGCTGTGTCACCAGCTGCAGCTGCCAAAGCAGCCGCCAAAGCAGCCAAATACG GGGCCAGAGCGGGAGTGGGAGTTGGAGGCATTCCCACTTTCGGGATTGGCGCCGGGGGCTTTCCTGGTTACGGTGTCGGAGCTGGAGTGGGCGCTGTCCCTGGAGCTGGCCTTTCCC CAGCCGCTGCCCAGGCAGCAGCCGCAGCTCAGGCAGCAGCAGCTGCCAAGGCAGCCAAGTATG GTGCTGCAGGGGTCGGAGGCTTGGGCGGGCTGGTGCCAGGCATCGGAGACGGAGTAGCAGGCGTGCCAGGCGTAGGAGGGGTCCCAG GAGTGGGGACCCCGGCCGCCGCAGCCGCCAAAGCCGCTGCCAAAGCCGCCCAGTTTG GTTTAGGCCCTGGAATTGGCGTGGCTCCCGGTGTGGCTCCCGGCGTGGCTCCCGGTGTGGCTCCCGGCGTGGCTCCCGGCATTGGCCCCGGCATTGGCATTGGCCCTGGTGGTGTTATAG gaGTGGGGACCCCAGCTGCAGCCAAAGCCGCTGCTAAAGCAGCCGCCAAAGCCCAGTACC GGGCTGCAGCTGGGCTTCCTGCTGGTGTTCCTGGCTTTGGAGTTGGTGCCGGCGTTCCTGGCTTTGGAGTTGGTGCTGGCGTTCCTGGCTTTGGAGCTGGCGTTGGCGTTCCTGGCTTTGGGGCAG tGCCTGGATCCCTGGCTGCcgctaaagcagcaaaatatg gagctgcaggggtgggggctctTGGCGGAGTAGGTGTCCCAGGCGGTGTGGTAG GAGCCGGACCTGCTGCCTCAGCTGCTGCTGCCAAAGCTGCTGCCAAAGCTGCCCAGTTTG GCCTCGGGGGAGCCGGAGCCCTGGGAGTTGGGGGGCTCGGAGCTGGCGGAGCCATCCCAGGGGTTGGGGGCTTTGGAG GTGTGTCCCCAGCTGCGGCTGCTAAAGCAGCCAAATATG GAGTTGCGGCAAGACCGGGCTTTGGACTGTCTCCCATTTACCCAG GTGGGGCCTGCCTGGGGAAATCCTGTGGCCGGAAGAGAAAGTGA
- the ELN gene encoding elastin isoform X12, giving the protein MAGLRTAALRPGVLLLLLSIVHPSQPGGVPGAVPGGVPGGVYYPGAGLGGLGGGALGPGGKPPKPGAGLLGAFGPGLGAFPAGTYPGALVPGGVAGAAAAYKAAAKAGAGLGGVGGIGGVGGLGVSTGAVVPQPGAGVGVGVGVGGKPGKVPGGGGAFAGIPGVGPFGGQQPGVPLGYPIKAPKLPGYGPGGVAGAAGKAGYPTGTGVGPQAAAAAAKAAKYAGAGGAGVLPGVGGGGIPGGAGAIPGIGGIAGAGTPAAAAAAKAAAKAAKFGAAGGVVPGGPGFVPGVGVPGVGVPGVGVPGVGVPGVGVPGVGVPGVGVPGVGLPGVGVPGVGVPGAVSPAAAAKAAAKAAKYGARAGVGVGGIPTFGIGAGGFPGYGVGAGVGAVPGAGLSPAAAQAAAAAQAAAAAKAAKYGAAGVGGLGGLVPGIGDGVAGVPGVGGVPGVGTPAAAAAKAAAKAAQFGLGPGIGVAPGVAPGVAPGVAPGVAPGIGPGIGIGPGGVIGVGTPAAAKAAAKAAAKAQYRAAAGLPAGVPGFGVGAGVPGFGVGAGVPGFGAGVGVPGFGAVPGSLAAAKAAKYGAAGVGALGGVGVPGGVVGAGPAASAAAAKAAAKAAQFGLGGAGALGVGGLGAGGAIPGVGGFGGVSPAAAAKAAKYGVAARPGFGLSPIYPGGACLGKSCGRKRK; this is encoded by the exons ATGGCGGGTCTGAGAACTGCAGCCCTGCGGCCCGGAGTCCTCCTGCTCCTGCTGTCCATCGTCCACCCCTCGCAGCCTGGAG GGGTCCCAGGGGCTGTTCCCGGTGGAGTTCCCGGAGGCGTCTACTACCCAG GGGCTGGTCTCGGAGGTCTGGGAGGAGGAG CTCTGGGGCCAGGAGGCAAACCACCCAAGCCAG GGGCCGGACTCCTGGGGGCGTTTGGACCAG GGCTCGGGGCCTTTCCTGCAGGCACCTACCCGGGGGCTCTGGTGCCCGGCGGAGTGGCAGGTGCTGCTGCGGCCTATAAAGCAGCTGCCAAGGCTG GTGCTGGGCTTGGCGGCGTCGGTGGCATCGGCGGGGTCGGCGGCTTAGGAGTGTCTACAG GTGCAGTGGTGCCTCAGCCCGGAGCCGGAGTCGGAGTCGGAGTCGGAGTCGGAGGGAAGCCTGGGAAAGTGCCCG GCGGAGGCGGAGCTTTTGCTGGAATCCCAG GAGTTGGACCCTTTGGGGGCCAGCAGCCTGGAGTCCCACTGGGGTACCCCATCAAGGCTCCCAAGCTGCCAG GCTATGGGCCAGGAGGAGTGGCTGGTGCTGCAGGCAAGGCTGGGTACCCAACAGGGACAG GGGTCGGCCCCCAGGCTGCAGCAGCGGCAGCTAAAGCAGCTAAGTACG CAGGTGCTGGAGGAGCCGGGGTTCTCCCTGGCGTTGGAGGTGGCGGCATTCCTGGTGGGGCCGGCGCAATTCCTGGGATTGGAGGCATCGCAG GGGCAGGgactcctgctgctgctgctgctgctaaagCCGCCGCTAAGGCAGCTAAATTCG GAGCTGCCGGAGGCGTGGTGCCTGGTGGGCCAGGCTTTGTCCCAGGAGTTGGAGTCCCAGGTGTTGGGGTCCCAGGTGTTGGCGTTCCAGGTGTTGGGGTCCCAGGTGTCGGCGTTCCAGGTGTTGGCGTTCCAGGTGTTGGCGTTCCAGGTGTTGGCCTTCCAGGTGTTGGAGTCCCAGGTGTTGGAGTCCCAG GAGCTGTGTCACCAGCTGCAGCTGCCAAAGCAGCCGCCAAAGCAGCCAAATACG GGGCCAGAGCGGGAGTGGGAGTTGGAGGCATTCCCACTTTCGGGATTGGCGCCGGGGGCTTTCCTGGTTACGGTGTCGGAGCTGGAGTGGGCGCTGTCCCTGGAGCTGGCCTTTCCC CAGCCGCTGCCCAGGCAGCAGCCGCAGCTCAGGCAGCAGCAGCTGCCAAGGCAGCCAAGTATG GTGCTGCAGGGGTCGGAGGCTTGGGCGGGCTGGTGCCAGGCATCGGAGACGGAGTAGCAGGCGTGCCAGGCGTAGGAGGGGTCCCAG GAGTGGGGACCCCGGCCGCCGCAGCCGCCAAAGCCGCTGCCAAAGCCGCCCAGTTTG GTTTAGGCCCTGGAATTGGCGTGGCTCCCGGTGTGGCTCCCGGCGTGGCTCCCGGTGTGGCTCCCGGCGTGGCTCCCGGCATTGGCCCCGGCATTGGCATTGGCCCTGGTGGTGTTATAG gaGTGGGGACCCCAGCTGCAGCCAAAGCCGCTGCTAAAGCAGCCGCCAAAGCCCAGTACC GGGCTGCAGCTGGGCTTCCTGCTGGTGTTCCTGGCTTTGGAGTTGGTGCCGGCGTTCCTGGCTTTGGAGTTGGTGCTGGCGTTCCTGGCTTTGGAGCTGGCGTTGGCGTTCCTGGCTTTGGGGCAG tGCCTGGATCCCTGGCTGCcgctaaagcagcaaaatatg gagctgcaggggtgggggctctTGGCGGAGTAGGTGTCCCAGGCGGTGTGGTAG GAGCCGGACCTGCTGCCTCAGCTGCTGCTGCCAAAGCTGCTGCCAAAGCTGCCCAGTTTG GCCTCGGGGGAGCCGGAGCCCTGGGAGTTGGGGGGCTCGGAGCTGGCGGAGCCATCCCAGGGGTTGGGGGCTTTGGAG GTGTGTCCCCAGCTGCGGCTGCTAAAGCAGCCAAATATG GAGTTGCGGCAAGACCGGGCTTTGGACTGTCTCCCATTTACCCAG GTGGGGCCTGCCTGGGGAAATCCTGTGGCCGGAAGAGAAAGTGA
- the ELN gene encoding elastin isoform X4 — translation MAGLRTAALRPGVLLLLLSIVHPSQPGGVPGAVPGGVPGGVYYPGAGLGGLGGGALGPGGKPPKPGAGLLGAFGPGLGAFPAGTYPGALVPGGVAGAAAAYKAAAKAGAGLGGVGGIGGVGGLGVSTGAVVPQPGAGVGVGVGVGGKPGKVPGVGLPGVYPGGVLPGTGARFPGVGVLPGVPTGTGVKAKTPGGGGAFAGIPGVGPFGGQQPGVPLGYPIKAPKLPGGYGLPYSTGKLPYGYGPGGVAGAAGKAGYPTGTGVGPQAAAAAAKAAKYAGAGGAGVLPGVGGGGIPGGAGAIPGIGGIAGAGTPAAAAAAKAAAKAAKFGAAGGVVPGGPGFVPGVGVPGVGVPGVGVPGVGVPGVGVPGVGVPGVGVPGVGLPGVGVPGAVSPAAAAKAAAKAAKYGARAGVGVGGIPTFGIGAGGFPGYGVGAGVGAVPGAGLSPAAAQAAAAAQAAAAAKAAKYGAAGVGGLGGLVPGIGDGVAGVPGVGGVPGVGTPAAAAAKAAAKAAQFGLGPGIGVAPGVAPGVAPGVAPGVAPGIGPGIGIGPGGVIGVGTPAAAKAAAKAAAKAQYRAAAGLPAGVPGFGVGAGVPGFGVGAGVPGFGAGVGVPGFGAVPGSLAAAKAAKYGAAGVGALGGVGVPGGVVGAGPAASAAAAKAAAKAAQFGLGGAGALGVGGLGAGGAIPGVGGFGGVSPAAAAKAAKYGVAARPGFGLSPIYPGGACLGKSCGRKRK, via the exons ATGGCGGGTCTGAGAACTGCAGCCCTGCGGCCCGGAGTCCTCCTGCTCCTGCTGTCCATCGTCCACCCCTCGCAGCCTGGAG GGGTCCCAGGGGCTGTTCCCGGTGGAGTTCCCGGAGGCGTCTACTACCCAG GGGCTGGTCTCGGAGGTCTGGGAGGAGGAG CTCTGGGGCCAGGAGGCAAACCACCCAAGCCAG GGGCCGGACTCCTGGGGGCGTTTGGACCAG GGCTCGGGGCCTTTCCTGCAGGCACCTACCCGGGGGCTCTGGTGCCCGGCGGAGTGGCAGGTGCTGCTGCGGCCTATAAAGCAGCTGCCAAGGCTG GTGCTGGGCTTGGCGGCGTCGGTGGCATCGGCGGGGTCGGCGGCTTAGGAGTGTCTACAG GTGCAGTGGTGCCTCAGCCCGGAGCCGGAGTCGGAGTCGGAGTCGGAGTCGGAGGGAAGCCTGGGAAAGTGCCCG GTGTGGGCCTGCCAGGTGTCTACCCAGGTGGAGTGCTCCCAGGCACAG GAGCTCGGTTCCCGGGTGTGGGGGTGCTCCCCGGGGTTCCCACCGGAACAGGAGTCAAGGCCAAGACCCCAG GCGGAGGCGGAGCTTTTGCTGGAATCCCAG GAGTTGGACCCTTTGGGGGCCAGCAGCCTGGAGTCCCACTGGGGTACCCCATCAAGGCTCCCAAGCTGCCAG GTGGCTACGGACTGCCCTACAGCACTGGGAAACTGCCCTATG GCTATGGGCCAGGAGGAGTGGCTGGTGCTGCAGGCAAGGCTGGGTACCCAACAGGGACAG GGGTCGGCCCCCAGGCTGCAGCAGCGGCAGCTAAAGCAGCTAAGTACG CAGGTGCTGGAGGAGCCGGGGTTCTCCCTGGCGTTGGAGGTGGCGGCATTCCTGGTGGGGCCGGCGCAATTCCTGGGATTGGAGGCATCGCAG GGGCAGGgactcctgctgctgctgctgctgctaaagCCGCCGCTAAGGCAGCTAAATTCG GAGCTGCCGGAGGCGTGGTGCCTGGTGGGCCAGGCTTTGTCCCAGGAGTTGGAGTCCCAGGTGTTGGGGTCCCAGGTGTTGGCGTTCCAGGTGTTGGGGTCCCAGGTGTCGGCGTTCCAGGTGTTGGCGTTCCAGGTGTTGGCGTTCCAGGTGTTGGCCTTCCAGGTGTTGGAGTCCCAG GAGCTGTGTCACCAGCTGCAGCTGCCAAAGCAGCCGCCAAAGCAGCCAAATACG GGGCCAGAGCGGGAGTGGGAGTTGGAGGCATTCCCACTTTCGGGATTGGCGCCGGGGGCTTTCCTGGTTACGGTGTCGGAGCTGGAGTGGGCGCTGTCCCTGGAGCTGGCCTTTCCC CAGCCGCTGCCCAGGCAGCAGCCGCAGCTCAGGCAGCAGCAGCTGCCAAGGCAGCCAAGTATG GTGCTGCAGGGGTCGGAGGCTTGGGCGGGCTGGTGCCAGGCATCGGAGACGGAGTAGCAGGCGTGCCAGGCGTAGGAGGGGTCCCAG GAGTGGGGACCCCGGCCGCCGCAGCCGCCAAAGCCGCTGCCAAAGCCGCCCAGTTTG GTTTAGGCCCTGGAATTGGCGTGGCTCCCGGTGTGGCTCCCGGCGTGGCTCCCGGTGTGGCTCCCGGCGTGGCTCCCGGCATTGGCCCCGGCATTGGCATTGGCCCTGGTGGTGTTATAG gaGTGGGGACCCCAGCTGCAGCCAAAGCCGCTGCTAAAGCAGCCGCCAAAGCCCAGTACC GGGCTGCAGCTGGGCTTCCTGCTGGTGTTCCTGGCTTTGGAGTTGGTGCCGGCGTTCCTGGCTTTGGAGTTGGTGCTGGCGTTCCTGGCTTTGGAGCTGGCGTTGGCGTTCCTGGCTTTGGGGCAG tGCCTGGATCCCTGGCTGCcgctaaagcagcaaaatatg gagctgcaggggtgggggctctTGGCGGAGTAGGTGTCCCAGGCGGTGTGGTAG GAGCCGGACCTGCTGCCTCAGCTGCTGCTGCCAAAGCTGCTGCCAAAGCTGCCCAGTTTG GCCTCGGGGGAGCCGGAGCCCTGGGAGTTGGGGGGCTCGGAGCTGGCGGAGCCATCCCAGGGGTTGGGGGCTTTGGAG GTGTGTCCCCAGCTGCGGCTGCTAAAGCAGCCAAATATG GAGTTGCGGCAAGACCGGGCTTTGGACTGTCTCCCATTTACCCAG GTGGGGCCTGCCTGGGGAAATCCTGTGGCCGGAAGAGAAAGTGA
- the ELN gene encoding elastin isoform X9 yields MAGLRTAALRPGVLLLLLSIVHPSQPGGVPGAVPGGVPGGVYYPGAGLGGLGGGALGPGGKPPKPGAGLLGAFGPGLGAFPAGTYPGALVPGGVAGAAAAYKAAAKAGAGLGGVGGIGGVGGLGVSTGAVVPQPGAGVGVGVGVGGKPGKVPGVGLPGVYPGGVLPGTGGGGAFAGIPGVGPFGGQQPGVPLGYPIKAPKLPGYGPGGVAGAAGKAGYPTGTGVGPQAAAAAAKAAKYAGAGGAGVLPGVGGGGIPGGAGAIPGIGGIAGAGTPAAAAAAKAAAKAAKFGAAGGVVPGGPGFVPGVGVPGVGVPGVGVPGVGVPGVGVPGVGVPGVGVPGVGLPGVGVPGVGVPGAVSPAAAAKAAAKAAKYGARAGVGVGGIPTFGIGAGGFPGYGVGAGVGAVPGAGLSPAAAQAAAAAQAAAAAKAAKYGAAGVGGLGGLVPGIGDGVAGVPGVGGVPGVGTPAAAAAKAAAKAAQFGLGPGIGVAPGVAPGVAPGVAPGVAPGIGPGIGIGPGGVIGVGTPAAAKAAAKAAAKAQYRAAAGLPAGVPGFGVGAGVPGFGVGAGVPGFGAGVGVPGFGAVPGSLAAAKAAKYGAAGVGALGGVGVPGGVVGAGPAASAAAAKAAAKAAQFGLGGAGALGVGGLGAGGAIPGVGGFGGVSPAAAAKAAKYGVAARPGFGLSPIYPGGACLGKSCGRKRK; encoded by the exons ATGGCGGGTCTGAGAACTGCAGCCCTGCGGCCCGGAGTCCTCCTGCTCCTGCTGTCCATCGTCCACCCCTCGCAGCCTGGAG GGGTCCCAGGGGCTGTTCCCGGTGGAGTTCCCGGAGGCGTCTACTACCCAG GGGCTGGTCTCGGAGGTCTGGGAGGAGGAG CTCTGGGGCCAGGAGGCAAACCACCCAAGCCAG GGGCCGGACTCCTGGGGGCGTTTGGACCAG GGCTCGGGGCCTTTCCTGCAGGCACCTACCCGGGGGCTCTGGTGCCCGGCGGAGTGGCAGGTGCTGCTGCGGCCTATAAAGCAGCTGCCAAGGCTG GTGCTGGGCTTGGCGGCGTCGGTGGCATCGGCGGGGTCGGCGGCTTAGGAGTGTCTACAG GTGCAGTGGTGCCTCAGCCCGGAGCCGGAGTCGGAGTCGGAGTCGGAGTCGGAGGGAAGCCTGGGAAAGTGCCCG GTGTGGGCCTGCCAGGTGTCTACCCAGGTGGAGTGCTCCCAGGCACAG GCGGAGGCGGAGCTTTTGCTGGAATCCCAG GAGTTGGACCCTTTGGGGGCCAGCAGCCTGGAGTCCCACTGGGGTACCCCATCAAGGCTCCCAAGCTGCCAG GCTATGGGCCAGGAGGAGTGGCTGGTGCTGCAGGCAAGGCTGGGTACCCAACAGGGACAG GGGTCGGCCCCCAGGCTGCAGCAGCGGCAGCTAAAGCAGCTAAGTACG CAGGTGCTGGAGGAGCCGGGGTTCTCCCTGGCGTTGGAGGTGGCGGCATTCCTGGTGGGGCCGGCGCAATTCCTGGGATTGGAGGCATCGCAG GGGCAGGgactcctgctgctgctgctgctgctaaagCCGCCGCTAAGGCAGCTAAATTCG GAGCTGCCGGAGGCGTGGTGCCTGGTGGGCCAGGCTTTGTCCCAGGAGTTGGAGTCCCAGGTGTTGGGGTCCCAGGTGTTGGCGTTCCAGGTGTTGGGGTCCCAGGTGTCGGCGTTCCAGGTGTTGGCGTTCCAGGTGTTGGCGTTCCAGGTGTTGGCCTTCCAGGTGTTGGAGTCCCAGGTGTTGGAGTCCCAG GAGCTGTGTCACCAGCTGCAGCTGCCAAAGCAGCCGCCAAAGCAGCCAAATACG GGGCCAGAGCGGGAGTGGGAGTTGGAGGCATTCCCACTTTCGGGATTGGCGCCGGGGGCTTTCCTGGTTACGGTGTCGGAGCTGGAGTGGGCGCTGTCCCTGGAGCTGGCCTTTCCC CAGCCGCTGCCCAGGCAGCAGCCGCAGCTCAGGCAGCAGCAGCTGCCAAGGCAGCCAAGTATG GTGCTGCAGGGGTCGGAGGCTTGGGCGGGCTGGTGCCAGGCATCGGAGACGGAGTAGCAGGCGTGCCAGGCGTAGGAGGGGTCCCAG GAGTGGGGACCCCGGCCGCCGCAGCCGCCAAAGCCGCTGCCAAAGCCGCCCAGTTTG GTTTAGGCCCTGGAATTGGCGTGGCTCCCGGTGTGGCTCCCGGCGTGGCTCCCGGTGTGGCTCCCGGCGTGGCTCCCGGCATTGGCCCCGGCATTGGCATTGGCCCTGGTGGTGTTATAG gaGTGGGGACCCCAGCTGCAGCCAAAGCCGCTGCTAAAGCAGCCGCCAAAGCCCAGTACC GGGCTGCAGCTGGGCTTCCTGCTGGTGTTCCTGGCTTTGGAGTTGGTGCCGGCGTTCCTGGCTTTGGAGTTGGTGCTGGCGTTCCTGGCTTTGGAGCTGGCGTTGGCGTTCCTGGCTTTGGGGCAG tGCCTGGATCCCTGGCTGCcgctaaagcagcaaaatatg gagctgcaggggtgggggctctTGGCGGAGTAGGTGTCCCAGGCGGTGTGGTAG GAGCCGGACCTGCTGCCTCAGCTGCTGCTGCCAAAGCTGCTGCCAAAGCTGCCCAGTTTG GCCTCGGGGGAGCCGGAGCCCTGGGAGTTGGGGGGCTCGGAGCTGGCGGAGCCATCCCAGGGGTTGGGGGCTTTGGAG GTGTGTCCCCAGCTGCGGCTGCTAAAGCAGCCAAATATG GAGTTGCGGCAAGACCGGGCTTTGGACTGTCTCCCATTTACCCAG GTGGGGCCTGCCTGGGGAAATCCTGTGGCCGGAAGAGAAAGTGA
- the ELN gene encoding elastin isoform X7, whose protein sequence is MAGLRTAALRPGVLLLLLSIVHPSQPGGVPGAVPGGVPGGVYYPGAGLGGLGGGALGPGGKPPKPGAGLLGAFGPGLGAFPAGTYPGALVPGGVAGAAAAYKAAAKAGAGLGGVGGIGGVGGLGVSTGAVVPQPGAGVGVGVGVGGKPGKVPGVGLPGVYPGGVLPGTGARFPGVGVLPGVPTGTGVKAKTPGGGGAFAGIPGVGPFGGQQPGVPLGYPIKAPKLPGGYGLPYSTGKLPYGYGPGGVAGAAGKAGYPTGTGVGPQAAAAAAKAAKYAGAGGAGVLPGVGGGGIPGGAGAIPGIGGIAGAGTPAAAAAAKAAAKAAKFGAAGGVVPGGPGFVPGVGVPGVGVPGVGVPGVGVPGVGVPGVGVPGVGVPGVGLPGVGVPGVGVPGAVSPAAAAKAAAKAAKYGARAGVGVGGIPTFGIGAGGFPGYGVGAGVGAVPGAGLSPAAAQAAAAAQAAAAAKAAKYGAAGVGGLGGLVPGIGDGVAGVPGVGGVPGVGTPAAAAAKAAAKAAQFGLGPGIGVAPGVAPGVAPGVAPGVAPGIGPGIGIGPGGVIGVGTPAAAKAAAKAAAKAQYRAAAGLPAGVPGFGVGAGVPGFGVGAGVPGFGAGVGVPGFGAVPGSLAAAKAAKYGAAGVGALGGVGVPGGVVGAGPAASAAAAKAAAKAAQFGLGGAGALGVGGLGAGGAIPGVGGFGGVSPAAAAKAAKYGGACLGKSCGRKRK, encoded by the exons ATGGCGGGTCTGAGAACTGCAGCCCTGCGGCCCGGAGTCCTCCTGCTCCTGCTGTCCATCGTCCACCCCTCGCAGCCTGGAG GGGTCCCAGGGGCTGTTCCCGGTGGAGTTCCCGGAGGCGTCTACTACCCAG GGGCTGGTCTCGGAGGTCTGGGAGGAGGAG CTCTGGGGCCAGGAGGCAAACCACCCAAGCCAG GGGCCGGACTCCTGGGGGCGTTTGGACCAG GGCTCGGGGCCTTTCCTGCAGGCACCTACCCGGGGGCTCTGGTGCCCGGCGGAGTGGCAGGTGCTGCTGCGGCCTATAAAGCAGCTGCCAAGGCTG GTGCTGGGCTTGGCGGCGTCGGTGGCATCGGCGGGGTCGGCGGCTTAGGAGTGTCTACAG GTGCAGTGGTGCCTCAGCCCGGAGCCGGAGTCGGAGTCGGAGTCGGAGTCGGAGGGAAGCCTGGGAAAGTGCCCG GTGTGGGCCTGCCAGGTGTCTACCCAGGTGGAGTGCTCCCAGGCACAG GAGCTCGGTTCCCGGGTGTGGGGGTGCTCCCCGGGGTTCCCACCGGAACAGGAGTCAAGGCCAAGACCCCAG GCGGAGGCGGAGCTTTTGCTGGAATCCCAG GAGTTGGACCCTTTGGGGGCCAGCAGCCTGGAGTCCCACTGGGGTACCCCATCAAGGCTCCCAAGCTGCCAG GTGGCTACGGACTGCCCTACAGCACTGGGAAACTGCCCTATG GCTATGGGCCAGGAGGAGTGGCTGGTGCTGCAGGCAAGGCTGGGTACCCAACAGGGACAG GGGTCGGCCCCCAGGCTGCAGCAGCGGCAGCTAAAGCAGCTAAGTACG CAGGTGCTGGAGGAGCCGGGGTTCTCCCTGGCGTTGGAGGTGGCGGCATTCCTGGTGGGGCCGGCGCAATTCCTGGGATTGGAGGCATCGCAG GGGCAGGgactcctgctgctgctgctgctgctaaagCCGCCGCTAAGGCAGCTAAATTCG GAGCTGCCGGAGGCGTGGTGCCTGGTGGGCCAGGCTTTGTCCCAGGAGTTGGAGTCCCAGGTGTTGGGGTCCCAGGTGTTGGCGTTCCAGGTGTTGGGGTCCCAGGTGTCGGCGTTCCAGGTGTTGGCGTTCCAGGTGTTGGCGTTCCAGGTGTTGGCCTTCCAGGTGTTGGAGTCCCAGGTGTTGGAGTCCCAG GAGCTGTGTCACCAGCTGCAGCTGCCAAAGCAGCCGCCAAAGCAGCCAAATACG GGGCCAGAGCGGGAGTGGGAGTTGGAGGCATTCCCACTTTCGGGATTGGCGCCGGGGGCTTTCCTGGTTACGGTGTCGGAGCTGGAGTGGGCGCTGTCCCTGGAGCTGGCCTTTCCC CAGCCGCTGCCCAGGCAGCAGCCGCAGCTCAGGCAGCAGCAGCTGCCAAGGCAGCCAAGTATG GTGCTGCAGGGGTCGGAGGCTTGGGCGGGCTGGTGCCAGGCATCGGAGACGGAGTAGCAGGCGTGCCAGGCGTAGGAGGGGTCCCAG GAGTGGGGACCCCGGCCGCCGCAGCCGCCAAAGCCGCTGCCAAAGCCGCCCAGTTTG GTTTAGGCCCTGGAATTGGCGTGGCTCCCGGTGTGGCTCCCGGCGTGGCTCCCGGTGTGGCTCCCGGCGTGGCTCCCGGCATTGGCCCCGGCATTGGCATTGGCCCTGGTGGTGTTATAG gaGTGGGGACCCCAGCTGCAGCCAAAGCCGCTGCTAAAGCAGCCGCCAAAGCCCAGTACC GGGCTGCAGCTGGGCTTCCTGCTGGTGTTCCTGGCTTTGGAGTTGGTGCCGGCGTTCCTGGCTTTGGAGTTGGTGCTGGCGTTCCTGGCTTTGGAGCTGGCGTTGGCGTTCCTGGCTTTGGGGCAG tGCCTGGATCCCTGGCTGCcgctaaagcagcaaaatatg gagctgcaggggtgggggctctTGGCGGAGTAGGTGTCCCAGGCGGTGTGGTAG GAGCCGGACCTGCTGCCTCAGCTGCTGCTGCCAAAGCTGCTGCCAAAGCTGCCCAGTTTG GCCTCGGGGGAGCCGGAGCCCTGGGAGTTGGGGGGCTCGGAGCTGGCGGAGCCATCCCAGGGGTTGGGGGCTTTGGAG GTGTGTCCCCAGCTGCGGCTGCTAAAGCAGCCAAATATG GTGGGGCCTGCCTGGGGAAATCCTGTGGCCGGAAGAGAAAGTGA